One stretch of Mobula birostris isolate sMobBir1 chromosome 23, sMobBir1.hap1, whole genome shotgun sequence DNA includes these proteins:
- the LOC140186623 gene encoding lectin-like isoform X1 → MKGTNNSFILKRIQRDLEIYRGPCDENWFHFPLLNSCYRFFSDKKTWMAAEEFCNQLPHSGHLASVNSSIHNNFISDVVGAVDESKPRAWIGLNDRSQEGIFTWIDGTLYSYQNWMQNEPNINGDNEDCVHLLSKSAKHWNDQNCETRINFVCAYELHCI, encoded by the exons GGACAAACAATTCCTTTATTCTGAAGAGGATTCAGCGGGACCTTGAAATCTATAGAGGACCCTGTGATGAAAACTGGTTTCATTTTCCTCTTTTAAACTCCTGTTACCGGTTTTTCAGTGACAAAAAGACATGGATGGCAGCTGAG GAGTTCTGTAATCAGCTCCCACATTCTGGACATCTGGCATCCGTGAATTCAAGCATCCATAACAACTTCATTTCTGACGTGGTCGGTGCTGTGGATGAAAGCAAGCCAAGGGCATGGATTGGCCTGAATGACAGATCACAG GAAGGGATTTTCACATGGATTGATGGAACTTTGTACAGTTACCAAAACTGGATGCAGAATGAACCTAATATTAATGGAGACAATGAAGACTGTGTGCACCTTCTTTCTAAAA GTGCGAAACATTGGAATGATCAGAACTGTGAAACACGCATAAATTTTGTTTGTGCCTACGAACTTCACTGTATTTAG
- the LOC140186623 gene encoding C-type Lectin CRL-like isoform X2: MLLLQFLLLSTLANSDGEGTNNSFILKRIQRDLEIYRGPCDENWFHFPLLNSCYRFFSDKKTWMAAEEFCNQLPHSGHLASVNSSIHNNFISDVVGAVDESKPRAWIGLNDRSQEGIFTWIDGTLYSYQNWMQNEPNINGDNEDCVHLLSKSAKHWNDQNCETRINFVCAYELHCI; encoded by the exons GGACAAACAATTCCTTTATTCTGAAGAGGATTCAGCGGGACCTTGAAATCTATAGAGGACCCTGTGATGAAAACTGGTTTCATTTTCCTCTTTTAAACTCCTGTTACCGGTTTTTCAGTGACAAAAAGACATGGATGGCAGCTGAG GAGTTCTGTAATCAGCTCCCACATTCTGGACATCTGGCATCCGTGAATTCAAGCATCCATAACAACTTCATTTCTGACGTGGTCGGTGCTGTGGATGAAAGCAAGCCAAGGGCATGGATTGGCCTGAATGACAGATCACAG GAAGGGATTTTCACATGGATTGATGGAACTTTGTACAGTTACCAAAACTGGATGCAGAATGAACCTAATATTAATGGAGACAATGAAGACTGTGTGCACCTTCTTTCTAAAA GTGCGAAACATTGGAATGATCAGAACTGTGAAACACGCATAAATTTTGTTTGTGCCTACGAACTTCACTGTATTTAG